The following coding sequences lie in one Cercospora beticola chromosome 9, complete sequence genomic window:
- a CDS encoding uncharacterized protein (antiSMASH:Cluster_3), whose product MQFRSLLLSTFAVLAWTAPAKDEERGISNELGMAYKDRNYEQRPRGPSEAQVNAIHARQGYPDGYYEDEAYVPPRSKRDEVEEAEVKAIRARQGYPDGYYEDEAYVPPKAKRVATEDDM is encoded by the exons ATGCAATTTcgatctctccttctctctaCCTTCGCGGTTCTTGCGTGGACTGCTCCAGCAAAGGACGAAGAACGTGGAATCTCCAACGAGC TAGGGATGGCATACAAAGACCGCAACTACGAACAAAGACCCCGTGGGCCTTCGGAAGCTCAGGTCAATGCCATCCACGCTAGACAGGGCTATCCTGATGGTTACTACGAGGACGAAGCTTACGTCCCGCCAAGGTCCAAGAgggatgaagtcgaagaagccgaggtCAAGGCTATTCGCGCCAGGCAGGGTTATCCCGATGGCTACTACGAGGACGAGGCTTATGTCCCGCCGAAAGCCAAGAGGGTCGCCACCGAGGATGACATGTAA
- a CDS encoding uncharacterized protein (antiSMASH:Cluster_3~CAZy:AA3), protein MSTPGLFNKIPSSRYINVTSVPQQHLQGQTYPVVVGGTLGGGSSVNRLFFSRGSQSDYDAWESLGNKNWSWHALEPYFLKSTNFTPPYERARDIWNFTWDERAWGNAGPIHVTFPPFQWETFSSFRNAFAEVTGIVNGAPIPHPIDGNTGSAVGALWVPASQDGEEQTRSSVVTGYYEVARRASNFKLMLDTKVTRVVFEDKVAVGVEVSDRQTKRMTMINARKEITLAAGAINTPNILQRSGVGLKSMLEEAKITVVHELPGVGMNFQDTPTMVSVYDLTRETTLQRLWTDMGKNATARIRKQFEHEYSVSRSGPLTMAQASFAAFLALPHVTARWNATVMSIQAQDPFANLPSLYAPSVREGYQHQRKIILDHLKSTVSAAFEFPVNGRTDPFQGLLLKPLSRGTVTLNTSDPDLGPLVDYRALADPGDRMLIAHMMDFTRALMSTATLQHELRPVAVPEPSEDSDSMIDTAIRERTLSPSCSHQCGTCAMLPLHLGGVVDDQLMVYGVSGLSIVDSSILPMLPGARLGSTVFAVAEKAADIILLRHRTG, encoded by the exons ATGTCAACACCAGGCCTTTTCAACAAGATCCCGAGTTCGCGATATATCAATGTAACTTCCGTCCCTCAGCAACATCTACAAGGACAGACGTATCCCGTCGTTGTGGGAGGCACTCTCGGCG GAGGGAGCTCCGTCAAtcgtctcttcttctcgagagGAAGTCAGTCTGATTATGATGCCTGGGAAAGCTTGGGTAATAAGAACTGGTCGTGGCACGCTCTCGAACC TTACTTCTTGAAGAGCACCAACTTCACTCCCCCATATGAGAGGGCTAGGGATATCTGGAATTTCACCTGGGACGAACGGGCTTGGGGCAATGCCGGTCCGATACATGTCACTTTCCCGCCTTTTCAATGGGAAACATTCTCGAGCTTCAGAAATGCCTTTGCTGAAGTGACAGGAATCGTGAATGGTGCTCCGATTCCACATCCCATTGACGGTAATACTGGTTCGGCGGTCGGAGCACTTTGGGTCCCGGCCAGTCAGGACGGCGAAGAGCAGACTCGTAGTTCTGTCGTGACTGGTTACTACGAGGTGGCTCGCCGTGCATCTAATTTCAAGCTGATGCTCGACACCAAGGTGACAAGGGTCGTGTTTGAGGATAAAGTAGCCGTCGGTGTGGAAGTCTCGGATCGCCAGACAAAACGCATGACAATGATCAACGCCAGGAAGGAGATCACCCTCGCAGCGGGAGCGATTAACACTCCGAATATCTTGCAAAGGTCAGGCGTTGGGTTGAAAAGTATGCTGGAAGAGGCGAAG ATCACAGTAGTCCATGAGCTACCCGGTGTGGGTATGAACTTCCAGGACACGCCCACAATGGTGTCCGTCTACGACCTGACCAGAGAAACCACGCTACAGAGACTCTGGACGGATATGGGAAAGAACGCAACGGCTCGCATTCGCAAGCAGTTTGAGCACGAGTATTCCGTCAGCCGTTCTGGGCCTTTGACCATGGCTCAAGCTAGCTTTGCGGCTTTTCTGGCACTTCCACACGTCACAGCCCGATGGAATGCCACAGTGATGAGCATACAAGCGCAAGACCCGTTCGCAAATTTGCCCTCGCTCTACGCCCCAAGCGTGAGAGAGGGATATCAGCACCAGCGCAAGATCATTCTTGACCATCTGAAGAGCACCGTAAGCGCAGCTTTTGAATTTCCGGTCAACGGTCGAACGGATCCCTTCCAAGGACTTCTGCTGAAACCTCTGTCCCGGGGAACTGTGACGCTGAACACCTCAGATCCCGATTTGGGGCCATTGGTGGACTACAGAGCGCTCGCCGATCCAGGCGATAGAATGCTCATCGCTCACATGATGGATTTTACCAGGGCTCTGATGAGTACTGCAACGCTGCAACATGAGCTCCGCCCAGTAGCAGTACCAGAACCATCAGAAGACAGCGATTCGATGATCGACACCGCAATCAGGGAGCGAACGCTCTCACCATCCTGCTCTCATCAGTGTGGGACCTGTGCAATGCTCCCATTGCATTTGGGTGGCGTGGTCGACGATCAGCTCATGGTGTACGGCGTCAGCGGACTAAGCATCGTCGATTCGAGTATCTTGCCTATGCTTCCTGGTGCAAGGCTGGGGAGCACAGTGTTTGCGGTTGCCGAGAAAGCTGCGGACATCATTTTGCTGAGGCATCGGACTGGGTAG
- a CDS encoding uncharacterized protein (antiSMASH:Cluster_3) has translation MGGRIGLQGTVSTTGSPDFVTRGTVCATLSVLIALVFLTTDMSSPNPLKQQVEDVHEWFRAGATTSGVNIMQTSTESSPSLADHYTDGCPEHRPQSRLISMDPLMIYVEQLLTRDEAAHVLRMAEPHYKPSAVVQPDGKKYDSDFRKSVSARIPYDPVVACIRKRVADFQAFTPVENVEEIFVVKYGMEDHIQHHLDWHEALINPRVTTFFVYVACDDGMGGQCQGGETNFPNWPGETASEWCERGLVNCEARFPGISFRPIVGNAVFWNNYHSNGTGIETTLHAGLPVTKGTKAGLNVWTRKHKASNTDVLKVHDRSQLSDKDRASCDAESQTGPCYVRV, from the exons ATGGGTGGCCGCATTGGATTGCAAGGAACGGTCAGTACCACGGGGTCACCGGACTTCGTCACGAGGGGTACGGTCTGTGCGACACTCTCCGTACTGATTGCTCTCGTCTTCTTGACCACCGACATGTCGTCACCGAACCCCTTGAAGCAGCAGGTCGAGGACGTGCATGAATGGTTCCGAGCGGGAGCTACAACGTCTGGAGTGAACATCATGCAAACCTCGACCGAGAGTTCGCCGTCTCTGGCTGACCACTACACCGACGGCTGCCCCGAGCATCGTCCCCAAAGCCGACTCATCTCGATGGACCCGCTGATGATCTACGTTGAACAACTACTCACGCGGGACGAGGCTGCCCACGTACTGCGCATGGCAGAACCCCACTACAAGCCATCAGCAGTCGTACAGCCTGACGGCAAAAAGTACGACAGCGACTTCCGGAAATCCGTCTCGGCGAGAATCCCCTACGACCCGGTTGTGGCATGTATCCGCAAACGCGTTGCCGACTTTCAAGCTTTCACGCCCGTGGAGAATGTGGAAGAAATCTTCGTCGTCAAGTACGGCATGGAGGACCACATCCAACACCATTTGGATTGGCATGAAGCATTGATCAACCCTCGAGTGACGACATTCTTCGTGTACGTGGCATGCGATGATGGTATGGGAGGACAGTGTCAGGGAGGCGAG ACCAACTTTCCCAACTGGCCCGGAGAGACGGCTTCGGAATGGTGTGAGCGCGGATTGGTGAACTGCGAAGCGCGATTCCCAGGGATCAGTTTCCGTCCGATCGTGGGCAACGCAGTCTTTTGGAACAATTATCACTCCAATGGTACCGGCATTGAGACGACCTTGCACGCTGGTCTGCCGGTGACGAAGGGCACCAAGGCGGGTTTGAATGTCTGGACCAGAAAACACAAAGCCTCGAACACGGATGTGCTCAAAGTACATGACAGAAGTCAACTATCGGACAAGGACAGAGCTTCGTGTGACGCGGAGTCGCAGACTGGCCCCTGTTATGTCAGAGTCTGA
- a CDS encoding uncharacterized protein (SMCOG1106:major facilitator transporter~antiSMASH:Cluster_4) translates to MISIPSGGDEKTGRVAEHNGSDVGSGHSETTPEVLLDPAAEKRLRRKIDLCIVPTVALLYLFCFIDRANIGNARLAGLEKDLGLTGYDYNFVLTTFYISYIVFEIPSNLACKYFGPGWFIPSISLGFGAASVACAFTHDRAQIAGVRFVLGLFEAGMLPGIAYYLSRWYRRTELAFRLALYIVMAPLAGAFGGLLASAILTLDSFGTLRSWRMIFAIEGVITIGISLIAFITLTDRPATARWLTPEEKALAEARIRSERVGSTEVLDKIDTKKILLGIFNPVVLATSLIFLLDNITVQGLAFFAPTIVRTIYPGKTVVQQQLRTVPPYIVGAVATLVIPYFSGKTDRRVVYFIGSAPLMMIGYIMFLASTDGEVRYGAIFIIAIGAFSFGSLCNAQVSANVVTDTARSSAIGTNVMLGNVGGLISTWAFLPFDGPNYPIGNGLNLATSSTILILSIALWFWIRWDNGKRAREHQVPEQELEGMGRREIEDLDWKHPRFRWRE, encoded by the exons ATGATTTCCATCCCCAGCGGAGGGGACGAGAAGACGGGTCGCGTCGCAGAGCACAATGGATCTGATGTAGGGTCAGGGCA CAGCGAGACCACGCCCGAGGTGCTTCTGGATCCCGCAGCCGAGAAGAGGTTGCGCAGAAAGATCGATTTGTGCATTGTGCCCACCGTGGCCTTGCTTTACCTCTTTTGCTTCATCGATCGCGCGAATATCG GCAATGCACGTCTGGCTGGTTTGGAGAAGGACCTCGGTCTGACGGGCTACGACTACAACTTCGTCCTCACCACCTTCTACATCAGCTACATTGTGTTCGAAATTCCCTCCAATCTCGCCTGCAAGTACTTTGGCCCAGGATGGTTCATCCCATCCATCTCGCTCGGCTTTGGCGCTGCCTCTGTGGCATGCGCTTTCACACACGATAGGGCGCAGATCGCAGGTGTGCGTTTCGTACTCGGCCTGTTCGAAGCTGGCATGCTTCCCGGAATCGCGTACTACCTCTCTCGATGGTATCGCCGCACCGAGCTCGCCTTTCGTCTGGCGCTGTACATTGTCATGGCTCCGCTCGCCGGAGCGTTCGGTGGTCTCCTCGCGTCAGCCATTCTCACACTCGACAGCTTTGGCACTCTCCGTAGCTGGCGCAtgatcttcgccatcgaagGTGTCATCACCATCGGCATCTCTCTCATCGCGTTCATCACCCTCACCGACCGCCCTGCCACTGCTCGATGGCTCACTCCCGAGGAAAAGGCCCTCGCCGAGGCACGTATTCGCTCCGAACGCGTCGGCAGCACGGAAGTCCTCGACAAGATCGACACCAAGAAGATTCTCCTTGGAATCTTCAACCCCGTCGTCCTGGCCACAtccctcatcttcctcctcgacaaCATCACCGTCCAAggcctcgccttcttcgccccTACCATCGTCCGAACCATCTACCCCGGCAAGACCgtcgtgcagcagcaactccGCACCGTACCTCCATACATCGTCGGTGCAGTCGCCACTCTCGTCATCCCCTACTTCAGCGGCAAAACCGACCGCCGCGTCGTCTACTTCATCGGCTCCGCCCCCCTCATGATGATCGGCTACATAATGTTCCTCGCCTCCACCGACGGCGAAGTCCGCTACGGCgcaatcttcatcatcgccatcggcgccttctccttcggctCTCTCTGCAACGCTCAAGTCTCCGCCAACGTCGTCACCGATACCGCACGCTCTTCCGCCATCGGCACAAACGTCATGTTGGGTAATGTCGGAGGTCTGATTTCTACGTGGGCGTTTTTGCCGTTTGATGGACCTAATTACCCGATTGGTAACGGATTGAATTTGGCGACGAGCAGTACGATTTTGATTTTGAGTATTGCGTTGTGGTTTTGGATTCGATGGGATAATGGGAAGAGGGCGAGGGAGCATCAGGTTCCGGAGCAGGAGTTGGAGGGGATGGGGAGGAGGGAGATTGAGGATTTGGATTGGAAGCATCCGAGGTTTAGGTGGAGGGAGTAG
- a CDS encoding uncharacterized protein (antiSMASH:Cluster_4~CAZy:AA2), whose amino-acid sequence MATECPVKHSNVGGGGTRNRDWWPNELRTGILRQHTERTDPFGGKFDYAQAFKSLDYAGLKKDLHALMTDSQDWWPADFGHYGGLFVRMAWHSAGTYRVFDGRGGGGEGQQRFAPLNSWPDNVSLDKARRLLLPIKLKYGNKISWADLFLLTGNVAIESMGLQTFGFAGGRADTWEADESVYWGGEQTWLGNEVRYSDGKEGLAQHGVVDGDQSKKGHTDIHSRDLEKPLGASHMGLIYVNPEGPDGVPDPLAAARDIKTTFGRMAMNHEETVALIAGGHAFGKTHGAGPSDNLGVEPNAAPIEQQGFGWKNNYKSGKGADTITSGLEVTWTSTPVKWSNKYLEYMYKYDWELTKSPAGANQWVAKTDDKIIPHAYDPNIKLKPTMLTTDLALRFDPEFDKISRKFLENPKLLDDAFARAWFKLLHRDMGPRSRWLGPEIPKEVSIWEDPIPDPPAQTISESDAEALKKQILSSGVAPQKLIAVAFAASSSYRGSDKRGGANGARIRLEPQKNWQVNNPAQVQEVVSALEKIQKDSGKQVSIADLIVLAGSAAVEQASGLKVPFTPGRTDASQEQTDVESFSHLEPAVDGFRNYGQSTNRVTTEQFLVDRAHLLTLSAPETAALIGGLRVLNQNWDGSQHGVFTKQPGTLTNDFFKNLLDNNTEWKSAGGEVFEGIDRKSGQKKWTGTRADLIFGHHPEFRAISEVYGAADGEAKFKQDFVNVWVKLANNDRFDLTSAASKSKPRL is encoded by the coding sequence ATGGCGACCGAGTGTCCCGTGAAGCACAGCAACGTCGGCGGAGGCGGCACCCGCAACCGCGACTGGTGGCCCAACGAGCTCCGAACGGGCATCCTCCGCCAGCACACCGAGCGAACCGATCCCTTCGGCGGCAAGTTCGACTACGCCCAGGCGTTCAAGAGCCTCGACTATGCCGGGCTCAAGAAGGATCTCCATGCATTGATGACCGACTCACAAGACTGGTGGCCGGCAGATTTCGGCCACTATGGCGGTCTGTTCGTGCGAATGGCGTGGCACAGTGCCGGCACATACCGCGTCTTTGACGGccgaggaggtggtggcgagGGTCAGCAGCGATTCGCTCCGCTGAACTCATGGCCAGACAATGTCTCTCTCGACAAGGCCCGCCGACTGCTGCTTCCAATCAAGCTGAAGTATGGCAACAAGATCTCGTGGGCggatctcttcctcctcaccgGAAACGTCGCTATCGAGTCCATGGGTCTGCAGACTTTTGGTTTCGCTGGTGGTCGTGCAGACACCTGGGAAGCCGATGAGTCCGTCTACTGGGGAGGCGAGCAGACGTGGCTGGGCAACGAAGTCCGCTACTCCGACGGTAAGGAGGGTCTTGCCCAGCACGGTGTGGTTGATGGCGACCAGTCCAAGAAGGGCCACACTGATATCCACTCCCGCGACCTCGAGAAGCCTCTCGGTGCTTCCCACATGGGTCTCATCTACGTCAACCCAGAGGGTCCAGATGGTGTTCCGGACccgctcgccgccgcccgcgACATCAAGACCACTTTCGGCCGCATGGCCATGAACCACGAAGAGACCGTCGCCCTCATCGCTGGTGGTCACGCCTTTGGCAAGACCCACGGTGCTGGTCCTTCCGACAACCTCGGCGTCGAGCCAAACGCTGCTCCAATCGAGCAACAGGGCTTCGGCTGGAAGAACAACTACAAGTCAGGCAAGGGTGCCGACACCATCACATCCGGTCTCGAAGTCACCTGGACCAGCACTCCCGTCAAGTGGAGCAACAAGTACCTCGAGTACATGTACAAGTACGACTGGGAGCTCACCAAGTCTCCAGCTGGTGCCAACCAGTGGGTGGCCAAGACCGATGACAAGATCATTCCACACGCCTACGACCCCAACATCAAGCTCAAGCCCACCATGTTGACCACCGATCTCGCCCTTCGCTTCGATCCTGAATTCGACAAGATCTCCCGCAAGTTCCTCGAGAACCCCAAGCTGCTCGACGATGCCTTCGCTCGCGCCTGGTTCAAGCTCCTCCACCGTGATATGGGCCCACGTTCGCGCTGGTTGGGACCAGAAATTCCCAAGGAGGTCTCCATCTGGGAGGACCCAATTCCAGACCCACCAGCCCAGACCATCAGCGAGTCGGACGCCGAGGCTCTCAAGAAGCAGATCCTCAGCTCTGGCGTTGCCCCACAGAAGTTGATCGCTGTCGCGTTCGccgcatcctcgtcctaCCGTGGCAGCGACAAGCGTGGTGGCGCCAACGGTGCACGTATCCGCCTCGAGCCACAAAAGAACTGGCAGGTCAACAACCCAGCACAGGTGCAGGAAGTGGTCAGTGCATTGGAGAAGATCCAAAAGGACAGCGGCAAGCAGGTCTCGATCGCTGATCTCATCGTTCTCGCTGGCTCTGCTGCCGTTGAGCAGGCATCCGGCCTCAAGGTCCCATTCACACCCGGCCGCACCGATGCTTCGCAAGAGCAGACCGATGTGGAGTCCTTCTCCCACCTCGAGCCAGCTGTGGACGGATTCCGCAACTACGGCCAGTCGACCAACCGCGTGACCACCGAGCAATTCCTCGTCGACCGCGCACACCTCCTCACCCTCTCCGCACCAGAGACGGCCGCCCTCATCGGTGGTCTCCGTGTGCTGAACCAGAACTGGGACGGCTCACAGCACGGTGTCTTCACCAAGCAGCCTGGCACACTCACCAACGACTTCTTCAAGAACCtgctcgacaacaacaccgAGTGGAAGTCGGCAGGCGGCGAAGTGTTCGAGGGCATCGACCGCAAGTCGGGTCAGAAGAAATGGACTGGCACACGTGCCGACCTCATCTTCGGCCACCACCCCGAGTTCCGCGCCATTTCCGAAGTGTACGGCGCCGCCGACGGAGAGGCCAAGTTCAAGCAGGACTTTGTCAACGTTTGGGTGAAGTTGGCCAACAACGACCGATTTGATCTGACTTCTGCCGCAAGTAAGTCGAAGCCGCGATTGTAA